The Rhopalosiphum maidis isolate BTI-1 chromosome 2, ASM367621v3, whole genome shotgun sequence genome segment CCGACCGTTTCCAACCCGACCCAAAAAGAAGAACCGGCCGGCCCCATATCATTCGAGATGTTTACGacgttatgatatattattatgttaaccgctcgcgcgcgcgcgtaaATAATCGACGGTCGTGTAttcattattacttttttcctCTTGACGGGCGGCGGCAACAACAGCAGCGGCAGCGcgccacacacacacacacacacacacacacacatacacacactgtGCTCTGCCGCGGAACCAGCGACCGAGACGAGTAGGAGAGgcggcacacacacacaaaacgGGCGCTCGACGAGCACTCGCCCGCCCCCGTCGGCACTGGCGTCAGTGCGGCCGCAGAGCGCGTGGGTGCCGGTTCAGTGTGTTTGGCGttgcgttatttttttttcgttttcgaTTTTTCGGGCGGTCCGCTTGCCCCCGTCGCCCCCGGAGGTTTTGTTTATCGTTCTCGCCGCCGCACAGACATGTCGTCCGTCATCAACGTGCGGCTTAACGAAAAGATGACGTTACAGTTCGTCGAGCTGTACCGCGACCAGCGGGTGCTTTGGGACAAGGAGCACGAGGCGTACAACAAACGGACGGAGCGGTTGCGGGCGTACCGGCGGATCGCCGAGGCCATGTCCGTCGAGGGGCTGGGCGTGCCCGAGGTGGCCAGCAAAATCAAGAACATCCGGTCCACGTACTTGCAGGAACTGAAGAAGATCAAAGACTCGGCGCAGCGACATCTGGTCCAGTCCGAGGAAGAGGTGGCCTCGGCGCCGTACGTGCCCAAACTGCTCTGGTTCTCCATTCTGGACTCGATGATCGGCGGCGCGGCCGTCAAACGCCTCTACTCGTCACCGTCCACCGCCGACATGCTGGTGAGTCGCATGCGCcgactgtattttttaatttttttttaggtttcaGACCGAACGGTAGCGCAGGCCGGGACGCTCGTGTTGTATTCCCGATCGGCAAATGATTTGAATTTCTGATATCCTGCCGAGTAGGTGGCGGACGACAAATATCgcttgtatttttgtaaaaatcgaaaagtgtgtatttataattttgttgattCGAATTCACTGTTATTGGTATTCTCATCGCAAACCTCGGTACCACTGCCCGTCGGAGACCCCGTCAGACGTacacaaaatgtttacaacCACTGGCCTGtgccggtttttttttttgttcgatATAAAGCGACGATCGGCGGGTACGTTTTGTGTACTCGCATATTCTTACTGCTATTGTTCGCGCGATAGGAATGGGACGGCTCACAGGTAAAATAAAGTAGTTTCCTGTCTATAGAGTAACGTACCCGGGCTGCTCCCTTACGTAATCGGTCgtaaatttttctaataaatattaaaccataATAACCGGagtggttaaaattaaaataacggtGTGCATCGATGTATTTGATTGATTCGATCCGCGACAATGCAAAacgctataataaataataataatattataatgccatAATACTCACTCGTACTTAAACATTAAACCACTCGaatgaaaaactaaaatggtatccaaaaatattattataacgttcgTTGCAACGATAGTGTGTCGAGAAAATAAagtaaagaaaatatgtatacgataGTGCAGACAAGTCTATCATGTTAATCTATAACTATTTAGTCGTTTGTGTTGCCAAAATTACTTGTTTTCATGTGCTCgtcttgttttttttccaGTCCATAGATTATGCTGACGACAGCAGCTGCCCCGCGGGTTCCAATAATTACTGCACCCCGTACGACTACAGCTCATCGTACGCCGGCGACTCGGCGGACCCGGTCAAGAGACCGTCATCATCATTGTCGATAGCGGATGAAACGCCGCCCGTCAAGAGGCTGATGTACGAACGACAACAGTCGTCCGTCGAGCTCTTCTCCAGATACATTGCTACCTCGCTGGAAGCACTGCCGCCGCGGCTGTCGGTGCGGGCGCAAAAGGAAGTACACGACGTCCTCGTCAAGTACAAGTTTATGGAATTGGACCAACTAGACCAACAGCGTTGACCACGAATGGTCGATCATACTAATAAGTATACGCGGCTTAGAAATAAAATCGTCCGagtgtacctatacaaattgTGGTGTTATCCCACCGCGGTTCGTTTAACAACGATGGATCATGACTTTCTTCTATCTCAGTGCGTCATTTTTTCgaccaaaaaatatgtatctttTTCATTGCGAAACGACGGAGGGCTAGcgtgtataatgttatttggaatataaataataaacctttCTTTACGCGGTTGGTGTTCAGCCTTTTTCTTGGCGCACGTCGAAAGTCCCGAgcacgttattataatacatattgcgCACCTACGAATACCATATATCTGGCCCCGCCTGTCTGCCAGGTGTtcagaaaatattaacaataattttaaaccgtATACTGCCGGGAACAAACGCCAAACGGTTTTTTAATTCAGCGTTGGGAGAACATATCATATACATTGCGAGTATACGTATGtcgtatacctactattattttatgatattaattatggtGGGTAATATCTCTATTTACTATCGTTTTGTTCGTCGTTCGTGTagtaatacctattttttcgCTTTGCGTTTTGATTTTCtcgaaattgataaatataaagattaCTCGAACGGTCGTTCTCTTCGAAGTGTATCGCGCACAGTTCTATAAAGCTATAGGAGCCGAGTATTTGAAGAATATTTTAccatgaaatgtttttttaccaTACATCCGAACCTGAATAGAGGCGTGACTTGAGGCGATGCtaaaaatatccattattACGCAAATTGGCCGTTGTGCCGACTTCAAAGCGAATGTTTTCGAATCGATAGGGACCGTAATCTCGCGGCACTGAATCTGCGCGTTATCGACTAGAGACCCCCTACGACTCCACTCTCACTACTACCTTTGAacgaattttgttttgtatgaaATCGGACCGGCGCTGAACGACGAGAGAACgatgttttttattgtcatcACTCATCAATCGCAGTGTATACTTAGCACTTAAGTAAAGGTAAAAatcgattgttttttttttatcccagtatattatagtgtattgtaaaatgtttgtaaatatattttatgactgaTGTATTTGTACCATCGGACTATAAAAATCGAGACaaatcttattaatattattttaatttaataccaaccttgtacataatttattattttaaataaatataatgtattgtattttataatcatatgcattttttaaattttttgtcttaaaaatattgttatttatttatattatgctcgactaataatattattacagccgctcaaatagtaaaaattacatCAGCCGTTCAAATgtggtttttgtttattttgtataaaaatacaataaaaagtaatacgtTACAACAAATACGGTgcgataatataggtattattttgaaataatagtcGGTCACCAGTTGATGTATATTCAACGATGGATCgtgaatttaactttttagtttttactttaaaaatacgcCGACATTATTATGTCCATAAATTGTCCTTCCACGATTCAAAccatacaataaatatgacGAAAGAAACTTAACATCTCTCGGCGTTCGTCagattataggtacctatagtgaaagttaactatattatatgatgtgtaCTTTGtttgagtaaaatattacattttgccATAATATGACGTGCACTGATCACGTGCCTTATTACGAATAATCTAAACCGATTCGTgcttacgtaatattattaatatttttgtgtgaACGGAATTCTTCATTAATAGTTTGGGATTTTCTGAGCCTAAAAAGATCGATAACATCGATACCGCGTTGTTCGCAGAACTAGTacggtttatttaatttatttatataaaatataatcaatatgatCAGTATGATGCTCGCTTTTTGAATTACTATagattatatagtatagtcaTAACAAGGTCTGCCCGTCGGgggctaataaattatacaaggcTCAGAAAATAATTACCTGAAAACGTTTGAGAAATgcctttaaaaatactataggtatgtataatgtttttataaattaatttattttaaaaatcaaataattttattacctgATCAAACACAACaaaaatcactataaaactatttttatgaaaatgtaattgttaagttcgttgtaatttattatccaaaaagtctaaatttttcttttaattattgaaaagccCTTTAAAAAACGATTTCAGGTAGGTCACTTTCAAGTATtggtgtataaatgtataatattccatTAGAGCATCAAAGAGCTTTTTAAaaggataaaaattataatatcttatttaacACGTCGTCGGTGCATTGGATTTTATGAACTTGCAACTATTGTTGAAAATCTTATGGTAATGGCCGAGGCCGATAGTCGATTCTATTGGTTCTCTAGGCGTCTCGTAATTGTTCATTGAGTATAAAACCACATGCTTTGAAAATCTGATTTAAAGTTGATATTTCTGTTGTAGGTACATCACTACATTTTAACAGTAAGATATATAATGATGCAACATTGTATTTGACGAAACAccgactttttaaaaatattttacattatctttatggtaataaactaataaataacacgagaaaaaaataacgatttaaattttaatctgatatactatattattagttataagatattattattattaatatttctatatgaaCCGACATTTCTGAATTCATTTCGATTAAGTTTGCATTCGGTCATTCTGGTTCGGAACGTTTgatgtttctatttttattatcaactaCAAAGCGGGGAAAATAACAGCATTTTTTTGTCCGCGAATTGAAGTACCTccgaacaataatttaatacttatttgttattacttaatttgtcGGTGTATATTGAGCGCGGAAGTTCAAATTATATCTGACTATAAggtttttaaggtttttgtGCATTCGGGTttgcttatttaatatttctaaccccatattttataattatacttaattaaacattttaatgtaaaaacaatttggtGTGTGAACATTA includes the following:
- the LOC113553296 gene encoding uncharacterized protein LOC113553296 yields the protein MSSVINVRLNEKMTLQFVELYRDQRVLWDKEHEAYNKRTERLRAYRRIAEAMSVEGLGVPEVASKIKNIRSTYLQELKKIKDSAQRHLVQSEEEVASAPYVPKLLWFSILDSMIGGAAVKRLYSSPSTADMLSIDYADDSSCPAGSNNYCTPYDYSSSYAGDSADPVKRPSSSLSIADETPPVKRLMYERQQSSVELFSRYIATSLEALPPRLSVRAQKEVHDVLVKYKFMELDQLDQQR